From one Candidatus Curtissbacteria bacterium genomic stretch:
- a CDS encoding LysM peptidoglycan-binding domain-containing protein — translation MPRKKNTSVIAGFWPIDYRESYPSLILGAIILVILGLLVFNFFNRTRMSQIGSGENTELTTPEGAESDAKKHTVTEGESLAKISETIYGSQDFWPQLAQVNNIANPNVLSAGITLDIPDKVDLEQGKFGAPDVATSYQVKEGDTLFKIAEEVYKDGSRWTEISRANGLGRLPNGNPLVFAGSTISIPR, via the coding sequence TTGCCTAGAAAGAAAAATACTTCAGTTATTGCTGGCTTTTGGCCAATAGATTACAGAGAATCTTATCCCAGCTTAATTCTTGGTGCGATTATTTTAGTTATTCTTGGACTCTTGGTTTTTAACTTTTTTAATAGAACCAGAATGAGTCAGATTGGTAGCGGGGAAAATACAGAACTAACGACACCAGAGGGAGCTGAGAGCGATGCGAAAAAACATACGGTTACAGAGGGAGAATCTCTGGCTAAAATTTCCGAAACAATTTACGGTTCCCAAGACTTCTGGCCACAACTGGCACAAGTAAATAATATTGCGAATCCTAACGTTTTGTCCGCTGGTATAACCCTGGATATTCCGGATAAAGTGGATCTTGAGCAAGGAAAATTTGGAGCGCCAGATGTAGCTACTTCATATCAAGTAAAAGAAGGCGATACTCTGTTTAAGATAGCCGAAGAAGTCTACAAAGACGGTTCAAGGTGGACAGAAATATCAAGAGCTAACGGGTTAGGAAGACTTCCGAACGGAAATCCTCTAGTTTTTGCTGGATCTACGATTAGTATACCTAGATAA